The nucleotide sequence ATCTCGGCGCTCGGGTCGGCATGGGCGACCGAGCCGCACAGCGTGCCCCGCGCCCGGGTCTGGACATGCCCGACCCAGGGGAGCGCCGCGGCGAGCAGCGGCAGGTCGGCGGCGAGCCCCGGCCGGTCGAGCAGGATCGCCTGGCGCACGCCGGCCGGGATCACGAGCGCGCCCCGCTCCGGCACGGGCTCGCGCAGCGCCGCGATCCGCATCACGTCGACGAGCAGGGCAGGCTTCGTCAGCCGCATGTTCAGCATGGGCAGGAGGGACTGGCCGCCCGCCATAACGCGGGCCTCGTCGCCGTGCCGCGCGAGCGCGTCGAGCGCCTGGTCGAGGCTTTCCGCGCGCAGGTAGCCGAAGGGGGCGGGCTTCATCGCGTGATCCCCAGGCGGGCGAGGAGGCGGCGCAGCAGGCCCGGGGCGTTCGCGCGTGCGCCCGCGGATCCACCGGCCCTGCGGGCCAGCGCCGCGAAAAAGCCGCCGATGATCACGCGGGCGGCGCCGTCGAGCAGGCGCCCGCCCACCGCCGCGACCTTGCCGCCGACCGCGGCCTCGTAGGCGTAGCCGATCCGCGTGCCCGGCCCCTCGGGCGTCAGGGTGATGCGGCCGGAGCCGCCGCCGTTGCCGAGCGCGCCGGTCACCGTGCCGGCGAGCGTCGCCGCGCGCGGGGCGTCGAGGTCGGAGAGCCGGATGTCGGCCTTGTAGCGGCCCTTCACCGGTCCGACGCCGAGGGTGACCTCGGCGGTGAAATGCGTGTCCGAACACTTGCGCACGCCGTGCGCCCCCGGGATTACCGAGGCCAGCACATCGGGATCGAGCAGCATCGCCCAGACGGCCTCGGGCGCCGCCGCGACGAGCGCCGAGCCCTCGCCCCGCATCGTGCGGTCGCCGGGCTTGGCGGCTGACGGGCGCTGCCCGGCGGGCGGCGCCGGCTCGTCGCGGCCGGCGGCGAGCGCGGCGAGCTTGGCCGGGGTCAGCGGCAGGTCGATCGCCGCGAGGCCGAGCGCGTCCGCCACCGCGTTGGCGAGGCAGACCGGGGTCGACATGCAATTGCCCTCGCCGACGCCCTTGGCGCCGAGCGGCGTGAAGGGCGACGGGCTCTCGACGTGCAGGACCGTGAGGTCCGGCATCTCGGTCGCGGTGGGGAGGAGGTAGTCGGCCAGCGTCCCCGACAGGAAGGCGCCGTCCTCGCCGTAGGCGAGTTCCTCGTAGACCGCCGCGCCGAGCGCCTGCGCGAAGCCGCCGCGCACCTGCCCCTCGACCATGCCGGGATGCAGGATCCGCCCGCAATCGTGCATGGTGACGTAGCGGTCGATCGCGATCTTGCCGGTGACCGGATCGACCTCGACCGCGCAGAAATCGAAGATGAAGCCGTGGCAGAGCGAGGAGTTGATCGCGTCCGCCTCGTCCGGCGCCGTGAGCTGCGGGGGCGTCCAGAAGGCGGTCTCGCGGATCGGCGCGCCGTCCATGTCGGGCAGGAGGCCCGGCGACCAGTGGGCCGTCGCCGCGACGCGGGCGAAGGGAAGCGAGGCGTCCGGGTTCGTGCGCGATCCGACGCGGCCCCCGGCGAAGACGAGGTCGTCCGCGCGCAGGTTGAGCTGGGTCGCCGCCACCGCCGCGAGTTTCTCACGCAGCCGCACGGCCGCTTGGTGCGCCACGCCGGCCACCGCAGCGGCGAAGCGGCTCGAATAGTTGCCCGAGGCGATCGACCACGCGTCCTTCGCGGTGTCGAGGTCGGCGGTGACCCGGATCTGGTCGAGGCCGATCCCGAACACGTCGGCCACCACCTGCGCCAGCACGGTGCGGTGGCCCTGGCCCTGCGGCACGGAGGCGACCTGCACGGTCACCGCGCCGACCGGATCGAGCGTGATGGTCGCGGTGGCCTGCGCCCCGTTCTTCGGCCCGGCCTTGGCGCGCTCGGCCGCGGTGAGGACGGTGGTGATGTAGCCCATGTTCGAGACGCTGGGCTCGACCGCCGCGGTGTAGCCGATGCCGTAGAGGCGGCCCGTGGCGCGGGCCTCGGCGCGGCGGCGGACGAGGGCGTCGAGCCCGCCGTCGCGCGCGGCCACGTCGAGGGCGTGCTGGTAGTTCCCGGAATCGTAGAGCGCGCCGGTCGCCGTGCGGTAGGGGAAGGCGTCGGCCGGGATCAGGTTGCGGCGGATCACCTCCAGCGGGTCGAGGCCGAGCGTCACGGCGATGCGCTGCATCAGCCGCTCCAGGGGATAGTAGACCTGCGGGCCGCCGAAGCCGCGCACCAGCCCGGTCGGCGTCTTGTTGGTCAGCACTACGCGGTTGCGCATCCGCACGTTCCGGATCGCGTAGGCGCCGGTCATGTTGCCGTGCATCCGGTAGAGGGTGGCGGGCTCGGGCGCGCGCAGATACGCCCCGCAATCCTCGACCTGATCCCAGTCGAGGGCCTCGACGCGGCCCTCGTCGTCGAAGGCGGCCGTGAGCGTGGTCACCCGGTTGGTGGCCGAGACCGAGGCGGCGAGATGCTCCAGCCGGTCCTCGACCCATTTCACCGGACGGCCGACCTTGCGGGCGGCCGCCGCGATCACGACCGCGTAGGGCGCGACCCCCTGCTTCACGCCGAAGCTGCCGCCGGAATCGGGGGGCGTGCGCAGGCGCAGGCGGTTGCCCGGCACCTTGAGCGCCCGGGCGACCACGGCGTGGATGCTGAACGGGCCCTGGAAGTTGGCGAGCACGTCGTAGCTGTCGTCGGCGGCGTCGTACTCGGCGACGACCCCGTAGGTCTCCATCGGGGAGCCGGTGTTGCGAGGGTAGCGCACCGTCACCGAGAGGGTGTGCTTCGCCCGCCCGAAAGCCGCTTCCGGGTCGCCGTAGCGGAAGGAGCGGTCGCTGACCTGGTTCGCGCCGACGCCTTCGTGGAGGACGGGCGCGTCGGGCG is from Methylobacterium radiodurans and encodes:
- a CDS encoding xanthine dehydrogenase family protein molybdopterin-binding subunit, which gives rise to MGIEHIPFVGRSVARVEDAGLLSGRGRYIDDLGTKPGTLHAAILRSPHAHADILAIDAAAALALPGIAAVFTGRDLLDITAGLVPALRAALDARAVAVDRVRYVGEPVAVVLAIDRYVAEDGCDLVEVAYRPRPAVVDPLAALAPDAPVLHEGVGANQVSDRSFRYGDPEAAFGRAKHTLSVTVRYPRNTGSPMETYGVVAEYDAADDSYDVLANFQGPFSIHAVVARALKVPGNRLRLRTPPDSGGSFGVKQGVAPYAVVIAAAARKVGRPVKWVEDRLEHLAASVSATNRVTTLTAAFDDEGRVEALDWDQVEDCGAYLRAPEPATLYRMHGNMTGAYAIRNVRMRNRVVLTNKTPTGLVRGFGGPQVYYPLERLMQRIAVTLGLDPLEVIRRNLIPADAFPYRTATGALYDSGNYQHALDVAARDGGLDALVRRRAEARATGRLYGIGYTAAVEPSVSNMGYITTVLTAAERAKAGPKNGAQATATITLDPVGAVTVQVASVPQGQGHRTVLAQVVADVFGIGLDQIRVTADLDTAKDAWSIASGNYSSRFAAAVAGVAHQAAVRLREKLAAVAATQLNLRADDLVFAGGRVGSRTNPDASLPFARVAATAHWSPGLLPDMDGAPIRETAFWTPPQLTAPDEADAINSSLCHGFIFDFCAVEVDPVTGKIAIDRYVTMHDCGRILHPGMVEGQVRGGFAQALGAAVYEELAYGEDGAFLSGTLADYLLPTATEMPDLTVLHVESPSPFTPLGAKGVGEGNCMSTPVCLANAVADALGLAAIDLPLTPAKLAALAAGRDEPAPPAGQRPSAAKPGDRTMRGEGSALVAAAPEAVWAMLLDPDVLASVIPGAHGVRKCSDTHFTAEVTLGVGPVKGRYKADIRLSDLDAPRAATLAGTVTGALGNGGGSGRITLTPEGPGTRIGYAYEAAVGGKVAAVGGRLLDGAARVIIGGFFAALARRAGGSAGARANAPGLLRRLLARLGITR